GCTCGCTGTTCGGCGTCTTTGTGATGGGCGCGCTGGCCGGGCTGATCTGTTCGCCTTGCACCACCGCGCCGCTCAGCGCCATCCTGCTGTATATCGCGCAAAGCGGCAATATGTGGGCCGGCGGCGGCACGCTGTACCTGTACGCGCTGGGGATGGGTATTCCGCTGATTATCGTCACGCTGTTCGGCAACCGACTGCTGCCGCGCAGCGGGCCGTGGATGCAGTACGTGAAAGAGGCCTTCGGCTTTGTCATCCTGGCCCTGCCGGTATTCCTGCTGGAGCGGGTGATCGGCGATCTGTGGGGGCTACGCCTGTGGAGCCTGCTCGGCCTGACGTTCTTCGGCTGGGCCTTCGCGCTGAGTCTGAAGAGCTCACGCGGTTGGGCCCGCGCGCTGCAACTGCTGTTGCTGGCCGCCGCGGTGATTGCCGCCCGCCCGCTGCAGGACTGGGCGTTCGGCCCCGGCGCCGCACAGCAGGCCGCCCAGCCGCATCTGGCGTTCACCCGCATCAGCAATGTAGAACAGTTGAATCAGGCGCTGCGGCAGGCGCAGGGTAAGCCGGTGATGCTGGATCTGTACGCCGACTGGTGCGTGGCCTGCAAGGAGTTTGAGAAATACACCTTCAGCGACGCCAACGTTCAGGCCAGCCTGGCCGACACGGTGCTGCTGCAGGCTGACGTCACCGCTAACAGCGCCGAACAGGCGGCGCTGCTGAAACATCTACAGGTCTTGGGATTGCCCACCATTTTGTTCTTTGACCGTAACGGCCATGAGCAAACGGCCAATCGCGTTACCGGTTTTATGAATGCCCAGACGTTTAACGCACATTTGCAGAAAACTGTGCAGTAAACGACACTGAGGTGCAGAAGCAGAATTTGGAGGGGAACACAGGTGCAACGCGAACATGTTCTTGATACCGCGCTGGGGTTGCTGGAACAGCAAGGTCTGGCGAACACCACGCTGGAAATGCTGGCAGAGAAGCTCGGCGTACAACCTGCTGATTTCAAGCCCTACTGGCCGGATGCGGAAGCCTTGTTGTATGACTGCCTGCGCCATCACGGGCAGCAGATCGACGCCTGGCGCCGGCAATTGCAGCTGGATGAGTCGCTGACGCCACAGCAAAAACTGCTGGCGCGCTATGACGTGCTGGCGGAATACGTACAGAACGGTCGCTACCCCGGCTGCCTGTTTATTGCCGCCTGCAGCTTCTTCCCGGAGGATGACCATCCGATCCACCAGCTCGCAGAACAGCAGAAGATGAGTTCGCTGACGCTGACCCGCGATCTGCTGCGGGACATGGACGCCGACGACGCCGATATGGTGGCTCAGCAAATTGAGCTGATTCAGGAAGGATGCCTGAGCAAATTGCTGATCAAACGACAGCTTCAGGATGTTTCTGTCGCCAAACGCCTGGCGGAAGACATTCTGCAGGTGGCCCAGTGCCGCAAACACGGCGCCT
The nucleotide sequence above comes from Serratia rhizosphaerae. Encoded proteins:
- the dicD gene encoding division control transcriptional repressor DicD, translated to MQREHVLDTALGLLEQQGLANTTLEMLAEKLGVQPADFKPYWPDAEALLYDCLRHHGQQIDAWRRQLQLDESLTPQQKLLARYDVLAEYVQNGRYPGCLFIAACSFFPEDDHPIHQLAEQQKMSSLTLTRDLLRDMDADDADMVAQQIELIQEGCLSKLLIKRQLQDVSVAKRLAEDILQVAQCRKHGALS